The following are encoded in a window of Castanea sativa cultivar Marrone di Chiusa Pesio chromosome 5, ASM4071231v1 genomic DNA:
- the LOC142634562 gene encoding uncharacterized protein LOC142634562, which produces MVLSNAAPRSSSYWQPPSQDAYKLNFDAAVFSDLKCSGVGAIIRNSAGEVMAGMSAKGEYVHNSDEAKALGCRKALEFSMEAEFSNMVIEGDNSNIMRAIASSTINNSLYGHIVDDIRHYISGRQFVAFSCVKREGNMVAHSLARFARNIVDDLHWMENEPTPAVDALHHDRLHINE; this is translated from the coding sequence ATGGTGTTGTCCAATGCAGCACCAAGAAGTAGCAGCTATTGGCAGCCCCCTTCGCAGGATGCctataaattgaattttgatgcaGCAGTCTTCTCGGACTTAAAATGCTCTGGTGTTGGTGCGATAATTAGAAATTCTGCAGGTGAGGTGATGGCCGGTATGTCGGCTAAGGGAGAATATGTGCACAACAGCGACGAAGCAAAAGCATTGGGATGTCGTAAAGCTTTGGAATTTTCTATGGAAGCCGAGTTCTCAAATATGGTGATTGAGGGAGATAATTCAAATATCATGAGAGCTATAGCAAGTTCTACAATAAATAATTCCTTGTATGGTCATATAGTGGATGACATTAGACATTATATTTCAGGTAGGCAATTTGTTGCTTTTAGTTGTGTAAAAAGGGAAGGAAACATGGTGGCTCATTCTTTAGCTAGATTTGCTAGGAATATAGTGGACGATCTACATTGGATGGAAAATGAGCCCACACCAGCTGTAGATGCTTTGCATCATGATCGATTACATATTAATGAATGA